In Pyrodictium occultum, the genomic window CATCGGCCGCGCAGAAGTAGGCCCCATAGCGGTCACGGCAGTGGGGGCAGACGTATACTATGTCGAGCGTTATATCGAGCTTCTTGGCGCATATCCTACACTTTACCTCGACCCAGCCCCGGTGGCCGACCGCGTTTATCCCCTTGAGCCCTGCCGTGGACAACTCTCCACCGCACCCCCAGGGGCCCGGACGGCGGCAAGGACCGAAATTAATACTGTGCTGCCACCCTGGGAGGAGGGGCGGTGAGGAGAGCGCTCTTCGCCGACGGGCTGCTGGGGAGAACGGGCTGGGATTGCCGAGCCCCTCTACAGCGCCTCAGAGATCCTCGCAAGCTGTACGCGGGCCATGCCACGGCCCGGGTCGAGGTCGACCAGAGCGTACCTTCCAGCCTCTAGGGGCCCGGGGTTAACCACGGGCACGCCCTCGACGCAGGCTGAGCCCCAGGCTTCGTGTATGTGGCCGGTAGCCACCAGCAGCGGCTTGACCTCGGCTATGAAGCTCCGGAGGCTGGGGCTGCCGACGTACTCTCCCCCGCGCACCCTGTCAAGCCCGCTCATGTAGGGCGGGGTGTGGGATACCAGCACGAGTCTATCCTCATAACCCTTCACAATGCTTCTCAGCTGCTGCAGCATCCTAGCAAACTCCTCCTCGCTATACTCAAAGGGAGTGCCGAAGGGGGTTGCCACGGAGCCGCCTACGCCGGCGAATACGAGCCCCGCCATGCTGACGGCCTTAAGGTGGATGCACTCCGCGTTCTCCACGCGTATCCCCGGCGACTCCGGGCTGTCGCAGTTGCCGGGAACCCAGACAACCGGGGACTGGGCCGCGAGCACTGAGAGCACCTCGCGGGCCTCCTCGATGGAGCCGCACCGGGCTATATCCCCCGCTACTACTGTCACGTCTCTCCTGATCCTGGCCAGGCGCCTAGCCTTCTCGACGGCCCCGTGTATATCCGATACTATGAGCAGTCTGACCAACCCGGCAGGCCACCTCCCGGGGGCTCCAGGCCCCCTGGGGGTGGTTGTAGTCTCGCCGGCGCACTACGCGCTCAGATGAGAACAGATAAGATCTACTCCTTGTAGGCAAGCCCTTGGCACGCACCTTCCCTCCTGGGGCCCTGGACCCGTGGAGGCGCTGCGACGTGGCGTGGCGCAACATAATGGCATCAATACTGGAGGCGGCGCTGGATCACATTGAGGCATCGTGCACCAGCGGGGAGGCCGACGCAGCCCGGTGCGCCAAGGCGCTAGTGGCTGCAGCAGACGCGCTTTACACCCCGCTGAAGCCCATAGACTCGGGCCTGGGAGAGGCTAGGAGGATAGCTACAAGCTTCGCCAGCCTGGTGGCCAACGTCTTCATATACAATGCGGCGAGCAACAAGGGAGAGGAGTTCATAAAGTCTGTAATGCAGGAGCTCAAAGAAACCATTAAATCCGATGAGCCGCTTGAAGAGGCCAAATCTATACTCGAGAAGGTCTCAGCAGCCATGCAGCCAGCTAGGCTCGACGACTCCCGCGAGGCTGTCTTCAACGAGGTTAGAGATTACCTGGAGCCGCCGCAGCCCGCCATACCCCGGAGGCGGAGGAGGCAGCCCAGGAGGCCAGACCCTCTCCAGAACATAAGGCGGCTCATACGGGAGCTGGGGCGCCGCGACCCGCTGCTTGCCAAGCAGGTAGCCAGGATTCTGAAGGCACGCGGCCTACCCGTCTAAGCCCCCCGGGCGAGAGGAGCGTGGTTTCTTGCCCCTTAGCTCCTGGAGCCCTGCTCCCCAGCCGGCTCCCGGTCTACAGCTAGCAGGTCATGGATGACGCTCCCTATGGCTATGAGTGCGGCGGCCGCAGCGTACTCTGTCGACAGCGTTATACCGGGAGCAACATCGAGCACGAGGTCGGCGAACCGGTAGACGCCCTCGGGTATGCCCTCCCTGGAGCCGAAGAGCAGGTTCACCCTCCTCCCCTTCCTGACCAGCTCTAGTATGTCCCTGGCCCTCTTGGAAATCGGGTCTCCCTCGGGCTCGAATACTATCACCGGCTCGTCATAGCGGCTGCGGACGAGCTGGTAGAGGTCCTGCACGTAAACCGGGACCCGGTGCACGTCCCTCCCGTAGCTCTTCCTCTGCACCTGGTACCTAGACTCTATGCCCTCAAACACGCCATCCAGGAAGGTTTTAAGCTGGAGCGCGTCCACCAGGCCTATCGGGGAGACGACCAGCTCTCCTACCTCGAAGTTCTGGACCTCCCTCCCTACCCTGACACCCATGGTGCGGCACGCGTCCAGGGGGCCGAGGTAGGGCATCTGGACTACCGAGAGGCGGCGGAAGAGCTTGTAGAGCGGGTACTTGCCGGGCCTCATCTTCCGCCATTCACGGGAGCCTGGGTAGAAGGCTATGAGGGCAAGGTCCTGGATGATCTCAACCGCTACAACCTTGTCGGGGTAGCGGAGGTTCACCTGCGCCCCGGTTGCCCGCCTCACAGCGTCGCCCACGACAACGTTCACATCTATGCTCGTGAAGCCATGTCTCCCGCGCCGGACGGTGCGCACTGCGAAGGTCTCACTGCTTGATATGAACCTGGGGGCTAACTCGGCAGCTATCTCAGCGATCTTCCTGGGGTCCGCCTCTGTGCAGGCCTCCGCGACGACAACCTTCTCTGCCTCGGGCACCCTCTCCTCTATCTCCTTGGCCACCTCATACTTGTCCCTAGAGGGCTCAACTAGTACTAGGCCGCGGAAGCCGCGGGGAGAAGGCTCGACACGAGCGCCGGGGTCTATCTCCTTTACGTAGCTCGCAGCCACCTTCTCCATCCCCAGCACTGTCTTCATGAGGACGAGGTTACACTTGGAGCCCTGCATCCTATGGAGACCCTCCACCCCCCAGGCCCAGCGCCCGTTCCCCGGGACGACGGTCTAAGCTTGTTCCGCTCCCTCTAGCTGTGGCAAAGGCCCAGAGAGGCGGCCAGAGCTATGGCTAGTGCACTGGAGGTACAGGGGAGAATGTTGCACCGAGCCGGGCTGGCAGAGGGTAAAAACAATGCGCTATTCCGGGCTTCTAGCGTATCTCGTACATTAGGGGCGACACCACTACCGCGGGCTGCGGCTTCCCGTCAGGGCCGGGCACGGTAAGCAGCTTGGACTTGTATATCTCGACTTTGCGTAGCGGGTAGATCTTCTTGGCCGCCTCGAATACCTCGTTGGCTAGCTGCCCGAACAGCATTGCCTTTATCAGCCCGTCTAGAGTCATCTCGGCGGAGCGCTTGACTATTATGTCTCCCATCACCTTCCTTATAGCCCTCTTCTGGCTGGTCTTACACCTATAGGTCGTGAGGACCACGCCGGTTATCCTAAGCCCGTAGCCGTCCTTAGTGGTCACATTGTATATGCCCTGCACCTTACTGCTCTTCCTGCGTATGAGGCTCTTCATGTAGTCGCGGGCCAGCTCGTGCCCCTTGAACCTCGTGAAGGCCTTGAGGTTCTCCTCATCCACGTCGATTATCTGGAGGTAGAGGTGAACATGGATCAGCGAGAAGTCGCCGGTTATGTCGTAGAGCGTGGTCTCCATCACCCTGCCTATGAGCTTGCGCGGGTCGTCGGCGGGGGTCGTGCCTAGGGTGACGCTACCGAACACCTGGGGCGCCACTACCTCGTACCACTTCTTGAGGCGCCACTTATCCCTCGTTCTAGCAGGCCTGCGGCTCATTACCTGCTGCCCCGGGTACCGCCGTGGCCTGCCCCGGGCTGCTTTAAAGTCTTAGTAGTCTCCTCTATGGCCTTCAGCAGCGAGTATAGGTACTCTAGTATCTCGTCCACAGTGTTGCGTAGAGATCCAAGCCTCCTAGGATCCCCGGCCTCTACAGCCAGCTCCAGGACCAGGTCTCCGTCCTCCACACGCTCAGAAATCCTCATCCATCGAGGCGCTGTGGCGTCGTCGGGCCGTATAGCGGCCTGGAGCGCTCTAGCAGCCTCCTCGCCAAGCCCCTCTATGCGCAGGAGGATCTCCACCTTCAGGGCCCTACTGGCATCCGAGCCTGATCTCGCCAAGCAGCTCCCCCTCCCGATAGCGTAGACACTTGGAGTCGATAGCCTCTCTCACAGCCCCCAGCCCCTGGCTGTAGAGGAGGCTCTCCATGGATACGAGGGCTGTGGAGCCATCCAGCTGGTAGCCGGCCACCTCCTGGCCCCGGATCACCCCCAGTTTGCGGAGTATACGCTCCACTGGGAGCAGCGGGGCGTCCCCAACCCTCTCGAGGAGGGCTACTGTGAAGGGGCCGCTCCTCTTCAGTGGGGGCCTCTTTCTGGAGAGGTTGGCCTCCACGGCATCTACTATGGAGGGTATACTCTCGTGGTAGGTGTAGTAG contains:
- a CDS encoding metallophosphoesterase, with protein sequence MVRLLIVSDIHGAVEKARRLARIRRDVTVVAGDIARCGSIEEAREVLSVLAAQSPVVWVPGNCDSPESPGIRVENAECIHLKAVSMAGLVFAGVGGSVATPFGTPFEYSEEEFARMLQQLRSIVKGYEDRLVLVSHTPPYMSGLDRVRGGEYVGSPSLRSFIAEVKPLLVATGHIHEAWGSACVEGVPVVNPGPLEAGRYALVDLDPGRGMARVQLARISEAL
- a CDS encoding SPOUT family RNA methylase, producing MEGLHRMQGSKCNLVLMKTVLGMEKVAASYVKEIDPGARVEPSPRGFRGLVLVEPSRDKYEVAKEIEERVPEAEKVVVAEACTEADPRKIAEIAAELAPRFISSSETFAVRTVRRGRHGFTSIDVNVVVGDAVRRATGAQVNLRYPDKVVAVEIIQDLALIAFYPGSREWRKMRPGKYPLYKLFRRLSVVQMPYLGPLDACRTMGVRVGREVQNFEVGELVVSPIGLVDALQLKTFLDGVFEGIESRYQVQRKSYGRDVHRVPVYVQDLYQLVRSRYDEPVIVFEPEGDPISKRARDILELVRKGRRVNLLFGSREGIPEGVYRFADLVLDVAPGITLSTEYAAAAALIAIGSVIHDLLAVDREPAGEQGSRS
- a CDS encoding 30S ribosomal protein S3ae, yielding MSRRPARTRDKWRLKKWYEVVAPQVFGSVTLGTTPADDPRKLIGRVMETTLYDITGDFSLIHVHLYLQIIDVDEENLKAFTRFKGHELARDYMKSLIRRKSSKVQGIYNVTTKDGYGLRITGVVLTTYRCKTSQKRAIRKVMGDIIVKRSAEMTLDGLIKAMLFGQLANEVFEAAKKIYPLRKVEIYKSKLLTVPGPDGKPQPAVVVSPLMYEIR
- a CDS encoding KEOPS complex subunit Pcc1, encoding MEILLRIEGLGEEAARALQAAIRPDDATAPRWMRISERVEDGDLVLELAVEAGDPRRLGSLRNTVDEILEYLYSLLKAIEETTKTLKQPGAGHGGTRGSR